The Prosthecobacter algae genome includes a window with the following:
- a CDS encoding ribonuclease HII has translation MPTLDHENRLRAAGHRWIAGIDEAGRGPLAGPVSVAAVILPEDFEHPWLNDSKQLSHEKRERLYEEITGNPLIRWHCEMIGVAEIDRINILQATWLGMRRCALALDPRPCAALIDGKPVRDFPVPHVALVKGDSLSYSIAAASIIAKVSRDRLMVEMAVKYPGYGFEIHKGYPTPRHQEALKRLGACPEHRRSFAPVAQLELGL, from the coding sequence ATGCCCACGCTCGATCACGAAAACCGCCTCCGGGCCGCCGGCCACCGGTGGATTGCGGGCATTGATGAGGCAGGGCGCGGACCGTTGGCGGGCCCGGTCTCCGTGGCGGCGGTGATTTTGCCGGAAGACTTTGAGCACCCGTGGCTGAATGATTCCAAGCAGCTCTCGCATGAGAAACGCGAGCGGCTGTATGAGGAGATCACGGGCAATCCGCTGATCCGCTGGCATTGCGAGATGATCGGGGTGGCGGAGATCGACCGCATCAACATCCTGCAGGCCACGTGGCTGGGCATGCGCCGCTGTGCGCTGGCGCTGGATCCTCGGCCCTGCGCGGCGCTGATTGATGGCAAGCCGGTGCGCGACTTTCCGGTGCCGCATGTGGCGCTGGTGAAGGGCGACAGCCTGAGCTACTCCATCGCAGCGGCAAGCATCATTGCGAAGGTGAGCCGCGACCGGCTGATGGTGGAGATGGCGGTGAAGTATCCGGGCTACGGCTTTGAGATTCACAAGGGCTACCCGACGCCCCGGCACCAGGAGGCGCTGAAGCGGCTGGGGGCCTGCCCGGAACATCGGCGCAGCTTTGCCCCGGTGGCGCAGCTAGAGCTGGGGCTGTAA
- a CDS encoding sugar phosphate isomerase/epimerase family protein, producing MNRRGLLTAMLATALPLRAALGERRLGLAIASYSHRWRGKYSSFKVPPFAHALDVMDHIRGLGFGSLQIGVEGWTLDLAKQVRQTCESYDMAIEGSVKLPANAGDVGRFERELRTAREAGAMVFRTALGGRRYEVLARRADFEAWKVAALKSITLAEPVARRLQVQIGIENHKDWELQELVAALKAVASEHIGACVDTGNSLALLEDPLAVVEALAPYAVTVHLKDIAVRDDEDGFQMREVPLGQGSLDLPRMISLLLAARPGLRFHLELMTRDPLEIPCLKETYWATFPDKPGRDLARTLTWVREHRTATLPRLGELSQLALLTLEEENIVKSMATATKILGFK from the coding sequence ATGAACCGGCGCGGTCTCCTCACTGCCATGCTTGCGACGGCGCTGCCGTTGCGGGCGGCCTTGGGGGAGCGGCGGTTGGGCCTGGCGATCGCCTCCTACTCCCACCGCTGGCGCGGGAAGTACTCCAGCTTCAAGGTGCCGCCTTTTGCCCACGCCCTGGATGTGATGGACCACATTCGCGGCCTGGGATTCGGTTCCCTCCAAATTGGTGTCGAAGGCTGGACGCTGGACTTGGCCAAACAGGTCCGGCAGACCTGCGAATCCTACGACATGGCCATCGAAGGCAGTGTGAAACTGCCCGCAAACGCAGGCGATGTGGGCCGCTTTGAGCGGGAACTGCGCACCGCCCGCGAGGCCGGGGCCATGGTCTTTCGTACGGCCCTGGGCGGCAGGCGTTATGAGGTCTTGGCGCGCCGGGCCGACTTCGAAGCCTGGAAGGTAGCCGCGCTGAAATCCATCACCCTGGCCGAGCCCGTGGCGCGCCGACTGCAGGTGCAGATCGGCATCGAAAATCACAAGGACTGGGAGCTACAGGAACTGGTGGCGGCGTTAAAAGCCGTGGCCAGCGAGCACATCGGCGCCTGTGTGGATACCGGCAATAGCCTTGCCCTGCTGGAAGATCCGCTGGCGGTCGTCGAGGCCCTAGCCCCCTACGCCGTCACCGTGCATCTGAAGGACATCGCCGTGCGCGACGATGAAGATGGCTTTCAGATGCGCGAGGTGCCGCTGGGGCAGGGCAGCCTAGACCTGCCACGCATGATCAGCCTCCTGCTCGCCGCGCGCCCCGGCCTGCGCTTCCACCTGGAGCTGATGACCCGCGACCCGCTGGAAATTCCCTGCCTCAAGGAAACCTACTGGGCCACCTTTCCCGACAAGCCGGGCCGCGACCTCGCCCGCACCCTGACCTGGGTCCGCGAACACCGCACCGCCACTTTGCCCAGGCTCGGTGAACTCTCGCAGCTCGCCCTGCTGACGCTGGAAGAAGAAAACATCGTCAAGTCCATGGCCACCGCCACCAAGATCCTGGGCTTCAAATAG
- a CDS encoding sugar phosphate isomerase/epimerase family protein, which produces MISAHAVPASSSILSLSTCWNSHRHTEGRELAAEARELGFEWIEISHGTKISLLPGLLEAVAAGEIKVSSLHNFCPPPVEVMMDAPDVYEFTSEKAWERERAISLTKKTLAMAARFGTDRVVIHLGCAKVRSLTEKLEAMTLAGQLYSRDYCNLKLDLVAQRDKASARALDHVRAALTELLPLCEKEGVKLGIETRSHYEQIPNQREMVALLAEYADCPWVGSWHDFGHVQRQANLALVDHALYLSQTASRLLGCHVHDVLWPKKDHRAPLSTGGVALAELLPLVPAGVPLVWELSPGNRRQDVVQALALWRETFPA; this is translated from the coding sequence ATGATTTCCGCCCACGCCGTGCCTGCCTCATCCTCCATCCTTTCCCTTTCCACCTGCTGGAACAGTCATCGCCACACCGAGGGTCGCGAGCTGGCTGCCGAGGCGCGGGAGCTGGGCTTTGAATGGATCGAGATCAGCCACGGCACCAAGATCTCTCTCCTGCCCGGATTGCTGGAGGCCGTGGCCGCAGGCGAGATCAAGGTCAGCAGCCTGCACAACTTCTGCCCGCCGCCGGTGGAGGTGATGATGGATGCGCCGGATGTGTACGAGTTCACTTCTGAAAAGGCCTGGGAACGCGAGCGCGCCATCTCCCTGACCAAGAAGACCCTGGCCATGGCGGCCCGCTTTGGCACGGACCGCGTGGTGATTCATCTGGGCTGCGCCAAGGTACGATCCCTCACGGAAAAGCTGGAGGCGATGACCCTCGCCGGGCAGCTTTATTCACGAGACTACTGCAACCTGAAGCTGGATCTCGTGGCGCAACGGGATAAGGCCAGCGCACGGGCCCTCGACCATGTGCGTGCGGCCCTGACGGAGCTGCTGCCCCTTTGTGAAAAGGAAGGCGTGAAGCTGGGCATCGAGACCCGCAGCCACTACGAGCAGATCCCAAATCAACGCGAGATGGTGGCGCTGCTGGCCGAATATGCGGACTGCCCCTGGGTGGGTTCCTGGCATGACTTCGGTCACGTGCAGCGTCAGGCAAATCTGGCCCTGGTGGATCATGCTCTCTATTTGTCGCAAACTGCTAGCCGTCTGCTCGGTTGCCATGTGCATGACGTGCTTTGGCCGAAGAAAGATCACCGCGCACCGCTGAGTACAGGCGGCGTCGCTTTGGCTGAATTGCTGCCTTTGGTGCCTGCGGGCGTGCCTTTGGTGTGGGAACTCAGCCCCGGAAACAGGCGGCAGGATGTGGTGCAGGCGCTGGCCTTGTGGCGTGAGA